Proteins encoded within one genomic window of Pieris brassicae chromosome 12, ilPieBrab1.1, whole genome shotgun sequence:
- the LOC123717579 gene encoding fatty acyl-CoA reductase wat-like, which produces MVVMGETIVQEGGDITYKDMIDEPLLEESQIQKMFTGASVFITGGTGFLGKLFIDKLLRSSPGLKKLYVLVRAKKNKEPIKRLEEQLNDVLYDRLRKEQPNFIKKIYVVEGEVNQENLGISETDRQLLINEVDFIFHGAATVRFDEPLNVAVGTNVRGSREMLVLARSCTKLRAYVHISTAYSHCTQLNIDEKFYKSSLDGDKLIDLVDNMDEAILKNITPGLVGNYPNTYAYTKAAAEDVVLKHSKGLPVALIRPSIVIATARDPIVGWIDNVYGPTGVVVGVAVGLLRVLLCNRHAVADLVPGDMVVNACIATAWKTAKDYPGNHEDAPPLDQAPPVYNFVSSEENPLTWDNFLHLNRRYGFEVPTIQAVWHYILLFTTSEFLFNFYCLVLHWIPAYIIDGIAVLIGKKPVLKVAYQKIEKFSRVIGYFSCRSWKFSNQNVQSLYKELSDADKDIYDFNIAQLDWKMYFYNQVRGIRLYLLKDPMETVPQGLKRYFKLKIAHYFILAMLGFIVFKLLSWMVCMFL; this is translated from the exons ATGGTGGTTATGGGGGAAACAATCGTTCAAGAAGGCGGAGACATCACATACAAAGACATGATTGACGAGCCACTTTTAGAAGAATCCCAGATCCAGAAAATGTTCACAGGAGCCTCGGTGTTTATAACTGGTGGCACTGGATTCCTAGGGAAACTCTTTATTGACAAGTTACTCAG ATCTTCTCCTGGCCTTAAAAAGTTGTACGTTCTCGTCAGAGCCAAGAAAAACAAGGAGCCAATAAAGAGATTAGAAGAGCAATTGAATGATGTT TTATATGACCGACTCCGGAAGGAACAGCCCAACTTTATCAAAAAGATTTACGTGGTTGAGGGAGAAGTGAACCAAGAAAATTTAGGAATATCTGAAACGGACAGGCAGCTGCTTATCAATGAG GTCGATTTCATATTCCACGGGGCTGCTACAGTTCGTTTCGACGAGCCCTTAAATGTGGCTGTCGGAACCAACGTTCGAGGATCCAGGGAAATGCTGGTACTCGCCAGGTCTTGTACAAAGCTAAGAGCATACGTACACATCTCTACTGCCTATAG ccaCTGCACACAACTTAATATTGACGAAAAGTTCTACAAAAGCTCACTAGATGGCGACAAACTCATTGACTTGGTCGACAACATGGATGAGGCTATTTTGAAAAACATCACGCCTGG GTTGGTGGGAAATTATCCAAACACATATGCCTATACTAAAGCAGCCGCCGAAGATGTGGTTTTAAAACATTCCAAGGGACTACCAGTTGCCTTGATCAGACCTTCTATTG tgaTCGCTACAGCAAGAGACCCTATTGTAGGATGGATTGACAATGTATACGGACCTACTGGG gTGGTTGTTGGTGTAGCGGTTGGCCTTCTTCGAGTGTTACTGTGTAACCGTCATGCAGTCGCCGACCTGGTACCAGGCGATATGGTTGTGAATGCATGTATTGCTACAGCCTGGAAAACTGCCAAAGATTATCCAGGAAACCATGAAGATGCTCCACCTCTTGATCAAGCTCCGCCTGtctataattttgtttcttcAGAAGAAAATCCACTCACATGGG atAACTTCTTGCATCTGAATCGTCGTTACGGTTTTGAAGTACCCACTATTCAAGCTGTATGGCATTACATCTTACTGTTCACAACTTCTGAATTCTTATTCAACTTCTACTGTCTTGTACTGCATTGGATACCTGCTTACATCATTGACGGCATTGCTGTACTTATTGGGAAAAAACCTgt ATTGAAAGTTGCGTACcagaaaatagaaaaattcTCACGCGTCATCGGCTACTTTTCGTGTCGGTCTTGGAAGTTCTCCAATCAAAACGTTCAGAGTTTATATAAAGAACTAAGCGACGCCGATAAAGACATTTACGATTTTAACATCGCGCAATTAGACTGGAAGATGTATTTCTATAATCAAGTTCGTGGAATAAGGTTGTATTTGCTCAAGGATCCTATGGAGACGGTACCACAGGGCCTAAAACGGTATTTTAAACTGAAAATAGctcattatttcattttagcGATGTTAGGCTTTAttgtattcaaattattaagttGGATGGTTtgcatgtttttataa